From one Luteolibacter sp. SL250 genomic stretch:
- a CDS encoding alpha/beta hydrolase: MSSILQKVAPIGEAREREMLKDSASYAYHSTPQGEILAHVFQPEGVSTTPRPAVVFFHGGFWDTPMPTQFVPHCLHFASRGAVAVAAETRTASRHGTGPVEAIEDARELIRWIRLNAETLNIDPARITIGGAAGGAYLALLTTMPKEKDLPTVEGVDCRPQALVLFSATVNTGPRSPHAARFPDTKTAKRLSPTSLVRGKLPPMLVFHGRADRIAPFDEVDKFRRRLRWRRNSIELVDFERADHSFFNFNVSHLNFELTIGAMDRFLVKHGLLGPESGTPDEGPVL, encoded by the coding sequence ATGAGCAGCATTTTGCAGAAGGTGGCACCTATCGGAGAGGCGCGGGAACGTGAGATGCTCAAGGATTCCGCCTCCTATGCCTATCACTCCACCCCACAGGGTGAAATTCTCGCGCACGTTTTCCAGCCTGAGGGTGTCAGCACCACCCCCAGGCCCGCGGTGGTATTCTTCCATGGTGGCTTCTGGGACACCCCCATGCCCACCCAGTTCGTCCCTCACTGCCTCCACTTTGCCAGCCGGGGCGCGGTCGCTGTGGCAGCGGAGACCCGCACGGCATCCCGCCATGGCACCGGTCCCGTGGAAGCGATCGAGGACGCCCGCGAACTGATCCGCTGGATCCGCCTGAATGCGGAGACACTCAACATCGATCCGGCCCGCATCACCATCGGCGGTGCCGCGGGTGGCGCCTATCTGGCACTCCTGACCACCATGCCGAAGGAGAAGGATCTCCCGACGGTGGAAGGCGTGGACTGCCGGCCCCAGGCCCTGGTCCTTTTCAGCGCGACCGTGAACACCGGGCCGAGATCCCCTCACGCCGCCCGCTTCCCGGATACCAAGACCGCCAAACGGCTGAGTCCCACGTCACTGGTTCGGGGCAAACTTCCTCCCATGCTGGTTTTCCACGGCCGGGCCGACCGGATCGCCCCATTCGATGAGGTGGACAAATTCCGCCGTCGGCTGCGCTGGAGACGGAATTCTATTGAACTGGTTGATTTCGAACGGGCTGACCACAGCTTCTTCAACTTCAATGTCAGCCACCTGAACTTCGAACTGACCATCGGGGCGATGGACCGCTTTCTGGTCAAGCACGGGCTGTTGGGTCCGGAGTCCGGGACTCCGGACGAAGGCCCGGTTTTGTGA
- a CDS encoding 4-alpha-glucanotransferase, giving the protein METHRRTSGILLPAFSARREGDLGVGDTLALRHWVDWCADHHVGFIQLLPIHENGPDESPYSAISSIALDPIYLTISPEEVPGLQNSDFSDIQEKLTESSHSDEVEYSSIRRLKRKLLEAGWERRHEWTVPESAEFAEFREAEKAWLEDYSLFRWLMEIHGESLSWNFWPTGCQSPEGARRFLAVERSKGPDADDRLGYFSFVQWLCFRQWRALRRHADGRGVKLMGDIPIGVSWHSTDTFFDRNQFHLDLCGGSPPEPMVPDDKFFQQWGQNWGIPLYRWDRMEKDGFSWWKARVHRMTDIFRIFRIDHILGFYRIYSFPWPPSRNHEFIDASIEQAAELTGGRLPRWSRRPDDSPENEEANRLDGDLRLRNILAGIGDAEVIAEDLGWVPGYVRPHLASLGIAGFRIPHWDSDHGHAVTGDRFPECSFATYSTHDHDPVNTVWRWCHEAVHRSLYEPNHDHHRDADHARHTLRLLSEFAGIPIPANGVFPPFTDGVHWRLIKALFASNSRYAVLSVAELFGIEARINRPGSHGGQNWKFRLPWTIEEIRQDPKLVEIGSKLTSIIGVTRRG; this is encoded by the coding sequence TTGGAAACACATCGTCGCACCTCCGGCATCCTGCTTCCCGCCTTCTCCGCAAGGCGCGAAGGCGACCTCGGCGTGGGCGACACCCTGGCCCTCCGGCACTGGGTCGATTGGTGCGCCGACCATCATGTCGGCTTCATCCAGCTCCTGCCGATCCACGAGAACGGCCCGGATGAGAGTCCCTACAGTGCGATCTCATCCATCGCCCTTGATCCCATCTACCTCACCATTTCTCCTGAAGAGGTCCCGGGATTACAAAATTCAGATTTTTCTGATATTCAGGAAAAATTAACTGAATCATCTCATTCTGATGAAGTTGAATATTCTTCAATCAGACGATTGAAGCGAAAGCTTCTGGAGGCAGGATGGGAACGGCGCCACGAATGGACAGTCCCAGAGTCAGCGGAGTTTGCTGAGTTCAGGGAAGCCGAGAAAGCCTGGCTGGAGGACTACTCCCTCTTCCGGTGGCTGATGGAGATCCACGGCGAATCTCTCTCCTGGAACTTCTGGCCGACCGGCTGCCAGAGCCCGGAAGGTGCCCGCCGCTTTCTGGCGGTGGAACGGTCAAAGGGACCTGACGCGGATGACAGACTGGGATACTTCTCCTTCGTCCAGTGGCTCTGCTTCCGGCAATGGCGGGCGCTCCGCCGACATGCGGACGGACGGGGGGTGAAACTGATGGGTGACATCCCCATCGGGGTGAGCTGGCATTCCACGGACACGTTCTTCGACCGGAACCAGTTCCATCTGGATCTCTGCGGCGGCTCCCCTCCGGAGCCAATGGTCCCGGATGACAAATTCTTCCAGCAGTGGGGACAGAACTGGGGCATCCCCCTCTACCGCTGGGACCGGATGGAGAAAGACGGCTTTTCCTGGTGGAAGGCGCGGGTCCACCGCATGACGGACATTTTCCGGATCTTCCGCATCGACCACATCCTCGGCTTCTACCGCATCTACTCCTTCCCGTGGCCGCCTTCGCGGAACCATGAGTTCATTGATGCCAGCATCGAGCAAGCGGCTGAACTGACTGGAGGCCGGCTCCCGCGTTGGTCCCGGCGACCGGATGACAGCCCGGAGAACGAAGAGGCCAATCGTCTGGACGGAGACCTGAGACTCCGCAACATCCTGGCCGGGATCGGGGATGCCGAAGTGATCGCGGAAGATCTCGGCTGGGTTCCCGGCTATGTCCGCCCCCACCTGGCCAGCCTGGGCATCGCCGGATTCCGGATCCCCCACTGGGACAGTGACCACGGCCATGCCGTCACGGGCGACCGCTTTCCGGAGTGCAGCTTCGCCACCTACTCGACCCATGACCATGATCCGGTCAACACGGTGTGGCGTTGGTGCCACGAGGCCGTCCACCGCAGCCTCTACGAACCAAACCACGACCACCACCGGGATGCGGACCACGCCCGCCACACCTTGAGATTGCTCTCGGAGTTCGCTGGCATTCCGATCCCGGCGAACGGGGTTTTCCCGCCATTTACCGACGGTGTGCACTGGCGGCTCATCAAGGCCCTGTTTGCGTCGAACTCCCGCTACGCCGTCCTCTCGGTGGCCGAGCTGTTCGGGATCGAGGCCCGGATCAACCGCCCGGGCAGCCACGGGGGACAGAACTGGAAATTCCGCCTGCCATGGACCATCGAGGAGATCAGGCAAGATCCGAAGTTGGTCGAAATCGGCAGTAAACTCACCTCCATCATCGGGGTGACACGGCGGGGATGA
- a CDS encoding twin-arginine translocase TatA/TatE family subunit, which translates to MNATLAFLGPIGGPEMIMIFVVILLLFGAKKLPELARGIGKSMGEFKKAREDFEYEITRSEADSRRAAAAKPEGKSKEELEAEIAKLKSEAAVKEASGKEPRDV; encoded by the coding sequence ATGAACGCAACACTTGCCTTCCTCGGACCGATCGGTGGTCCTGAAATGATCATGATTTTCGTCGTGATCCTGCTTCTCTTTGGAGCGAAGAAACTTCCCGAACTGGCCCGGGGCATCGGCAAGAGCATGGGCGAATTCAAGAAGGCCCGTGAGGATTTCGAATACGAAATCACCCGCTCGGAAGCTGACAGCCGCCGCGCCGCCGCCGCGAAGCCGGAAGGCAAGAGCAAGGAAGAACTCGAAGCCGAGATCGCCAAGCTGAAATCCGAAGCCGCCGTCAAGGAAGCCTCCGGCAAAGAGCCACGGGACGTCTGA
- the gltB gene encoding glutamate synthase large subunit, translating into MNPFYHSSTPLVPGSLHRLSQEHDNCGMGAIAHLKGKRSYQILDHALTSVCCMTHRGAVDADMKTGDGSGVLTQIPYPLFRKAAEKLGHKLENEADLGVAVFFFPRDNEGAAADIKNIAAEVTDRRGITRIGWREVPVDVDALGKIAQASRPHIEHLLLLKPAGMEADVYERQLYLCRREIEHRTKEVHGFYMPSFSSRLLSYKALAMPAALRAFYLDLQDPDYEIAISLYHQRFSTNTFPAWPLGQPFRNMCHNGEINTVEGNRNWMTSREEFFSSPIWGDEIDLVKDLMRHGESDSASLDHALELLILSGRSPEHAMCMLVPPAYRNDEEISDNLRAFYQYTRSFSEPWDGPAGLVFTDGTKLCASLDRNGLRPSRYKVTADGILYIGSEAGAVIFEDSNIVRKGRLGPGQMMSANTLTGELKMDREIKEELAQQKPYRRWIDENRLELRKFVSPSAHAPDIDFTPLDLSRQQVAHGISLEELDMVFPPMIKGAQEAVFSMGDDIPLAVLSTHPRLLYTYFKQLFAQVTNPPIDPIREWAVMSLSAGLGPERNLLEETPGHCRTVSLESAILFEHELEKTKDLGEEGFPAVTLDCTWAASSGAEGLKIRLDKLCLEAEEAVKSNHSILILSDRATSAGKVPIPTLLAIGTIHHHLTRIRKRMRASLVVETGEARDVHQIACCFGFGATAICPYLGYATVRQLVAADKGKGKLDISTEKAMSNYRKALEKGLLKIMSKMGISVLNSYQGSQTFEAIGIGNDVVEFSFTGVSSKIGGIGFAEIAEESLIRHRAAYESEVPAGETLDLGDPGYNRYRKSGERHVFTTENIKNFHTYVKSGRAEDYEEYVRVSLEVNPVAIKDLIEFVPAASGPVPIEEVEPIESIRRRFTTAAMSLGALSPEAHETLAIAMNRIGAKSDSGEGGEDPVRFQPYPNGDYARSYIKQVASGRFGVSAFYLVNADELEIKMAQGAKPGEGGQLPGHKVNALIARLRNTQPGVQLISPPPHHDIYSIEDLAQLIHDLKEVNPRARITVKLVAESGVGTVAAGVAKASADNILISGHDGGTGASPLSSTKHAGSPWELGLAEAQQTLLINNLRERVTLRTDGGIRNGRDVVIAAILGAEQFNFGTTAMIAMGCVYVRKCHLNTCPVGVATTDPKFRAKFKGTPEMVINYFNGVAQEAREWMAKIGIRTLDELIGRPEYLAQREVPGHPKANTLDLSAILKDVVPDLSAQTGRPLDQIARIRTHERNDGLTKPALDLKIIADLVKNLTGSDQPAGIPEYGAGSTPAAILDALKLLPDRPPVRLEYDVVNTDRNIGTRLSGRIAELHGDRKLPEGTIHIVCRGTAGQSFGTFLVAGVKLEIFGEANDYVGKGMTAGEIVIRVTEDASFDAAANAICGNTCLYGATGGRLFANGRAGERFAVRNSGALAVVEGVGDHGCEYMTNGTVVILGKTGKNFGAGMSGGAAFVYDVDGKFFSRVNSEMVVALPVTRPQDLAEVKSLIEQHVAATGSAQGKKLLAAWEESSRKLVRVIAKERAALEAAEEQHEAASTPVGAK; encoded by the coding sequence ATGAATCCGTTCTACCATTCAAGCACCCCGCTCGTTCCCGGTTCACTCCACCGGCTTTCCCAGGAACATGATAACTGCGGCATGGGCGCCATCGCCCACTTGAAGGGAAAACGCAGCTATCAGATTCTCGACCACGCCCTGACCTCTGTCTGCTGCATGACCCACCGTGGTGCGGTGGATGCGGACATGAAGACCGGTGACGGCTCCGGCGTTCTGACCCAGATCCCCTACCCGCTCTTCCGCAAGGCTGCCGAGAAGCTCGGCCACAAGCTGGAGAACGAGGCCGACCTCGGCGTGGCCGTGTTCTTTTTCCCCCGCGACAACGAAGGCGCGGCTGCGGACATCAAGAACATCGCCGCCGAAGTGACCGACCGGCGCGGCATCACCCGCATCGGCTGGCGTGAGGTGCCTGTGGATGTGGACGCGCTGGGCAAGATCGCCCAGGCGAGCCGCCCCCATATCGAGCACCTGCTTCTCCTCAAGCCCGCCGGCATGGAGGCGGATGTCTATGAGCGCCAGCTCTACCTCTGCCGCCGCGAGATCGAGCACCGGACGAAGGAGGTCCACGGCTTTTACATGCCGTCCTTCTCCAGCCGCCTGCTTTCCTACAAGGCACTGGCGATGCCGGCCGCCCTGCGCGCGTTCTATCTGGACCTGCAGGATCCGGACTACGAAATCGCGATTTCCCTCTATCACCAGCGTTTCTCGACCAACACGTTCCCGGCGTGGCCGCTCGGCCAGCCGTTCCGGAATATGTGCCACAACGGGGAGATCAACACCGTGGAAGGCAACCGCAACTGGATGACCTCCCGCGAGGAGTTCTTCTCCTCCCCGATCTGGGGTGACGAGATCGATCTGGTGAAGGATCTCATGCGCCATGGCGAATCCGACTCCGCTTCACTCGACCACGCGCTGGAGTTGCTGATCCTGTCCGGACGCTCCCCGGAGCATGCCATGTGCATGCTGGTGCCACCCGCCTACCGGAACGACGAGGAGATTTCCGACAATCTGCGGGCGTTCTACCAATACACCCGCTCTTTCTCCGAGCCTTGGGACGGTCCTGCGGGACTGGTCTTCACTGACGGCACGAAGCTCTGTGCCTCCCTCGACCGGAACGGCCTCCGCCCGTCGCGCTACAAGGTGACCGCCGACGGCATCCTCTACATCGGCTCCGAAGCGGGCGCGGTGATCTTCGAGGACTCCAACATCGTCCGCAAAGGCCGCCTCGGCCCGGGCCAGATGATGTCCGCGAACACCCTGACCGGTGAGCTGAAAATGGACCGTGAGATCAAGGAAGAGCTCGCCCAGCAGAAGCCCTACCGCCGCTGGATCGACGAGAACCGCCTGGAACTGCGCAAGTTCGTCTCTCCGTCCGCCCACGCGCCGGACATCGACTTCACCCCGCTGGACCTTTCCCGCCAGCAGGTTGCCCACGGCATTTCCCTGGAGGAACTGGACATGGTCTTCCCGCCGATGATCAAGGGCGCGCAGGAGGCCGTGTTCTCCATGGGTGATGACATCCCGCTGGCGGTACTTTCGACCCACCCGCGCCTGCTTTACACCTACTTCAAGCAACTCTTCGCCCAGGTGACCAACCCGCCGATCGACCCGATCCGCGAATGGGCGGTGATGTCGCTGAGCGCGGGCCTCGGACCGGAGCGGAACCTCCTTGAGGAAACCCCCGGCCACTGCCGCACCGTCAGCCTGGAAAGCGCGATCCTGTTCGAGCACGAGCTGGAGAAGACCAAGGACCTCGGCGAGGAAGGTTTCCCCGCCGTGACACTCGACTGCACCTGGGCCGCCTCCAGCGGTGCCGAAGGCCTCAAGATCCGCCTCGACAAGCTCTGCCTCGAGGCGGAGGAAGCGGTGAAGTCGAACCACAGCATCCTCATCCTCTCCGACCGGGCGACCTCCGCCGGCAAGGTGCCGATTCCGACGCTGCTGGCGATCGGGACGATCCACCACCACCTCACGCGGATCCGCAAGCGGATGCGTGCTTCCCTCGTCGTGGAGACCGGCGAAGCACGGGACGTGCACCAGATCGCCTGCTGCTTCGGCTTCGGGGCGACCGCCATCTGCCCTTATCTCGGTTACGCCACCGTCCGCCAGCTCGTCGCGGCGGACAAGGGCAAGGGCAAGCTCGACATCAGCACCGAGAAGGCCATGTCCAACTACCGCAAGGCGTTGGAGAAGGGCCTGCTCAAGATCATGTCGAAGATGGGCATCTCCGTCCTCAACTCCTACCAAGGTTCCCAGACCTTCGAGGCCATCGGCATCGGCAACGACGTCGTTGAGTTCTCCTTCACCGGCGTTTCCTCGAAGATCGGCGGCATCGGTTTCGCCGAGATCGCGGAAGAGTCCCTCATCCGCCACCGCGCGGCCTATGAGTCGGAGGTTCCCGCCGGTGAGACCCTCGACCTGGGCGACCCGGGCTACAACCGCTACCGGAAGTCCGGTGAGCGCCACGTTTTCACCACGGAGAACATCAAGAATTTCCACACCTACGTGAAATCCGGCCGTGCCGAAGATTACGAGGAATATGTGCGTGTCTCATTGGAAGTGAACCCGGTGGCGATCAAAGACCTGATCGAATTCGTCCCTGCCGCCAGCGGTCCGGTGCCGATCGAGGAAGTCGAACCGATCGAGTCCATCCGCCGCCGTTTCACCACCGCCGCGATGTCCCTAGGGGCGCTGTCCCCGGAGGCTCACGAAACCCTCGCAATTGCCATGAACCGGATCGGCGCGAAGTCGGACTCCGGCGAGGGCGGTGAGGACCCGGTCCGCTTCCAGCCCTACCCGAACGGCGACTACGCCCGCTCCTACATCAAGCAGGTGGCGTCGGGACGCTTCGGTGTTTCCGCCTTCTACCTCGTCAACGCTGACGAGCTTGAAATCAAGATGGCGCAGGGCGCGAAGCCCGGCGAAGGCGGCCAGCTTCCCGGCCACAAGGTGAACGCGCTGATCGCCCGCCTGCGGAACACGCAGCCCGGCGTGCAGCTCATTTCTCCTCCTCCGCACCACGACATCTACTCCATCGAGGACCTCGCGCAGCTGATCCACGACCTGAAGGAAGTGAATCCACGCGCCCGGATCACGGTGAAGCTCGTCGCCGAGTCCGGGGTGGGCACGGTCGCCGCCGGTGTGGCAAAAGCCTCTGCGGACAATATCCTGATCTCCGGCCACGACGGCGGCACGGGTGCCTCCCCGCTTTCGTCCACGAAGCACGCCGGTTCCCCATGGGAACTCGGCTTGGCCGAAGCCCAGCAGACGCTGCTGATCAACAACCTGCGCGAGCGAGTCACCCTCCGCACGGACGGCGGCATCCGCAACGGACGGGATGTGGTCATCGCCGCCATCCTCGGCGCGGAGCAGTTCAACTTCGGCACCACCGCGATGATCGCGATGGGCTGCGTGTATGTCCGCAAGTGCCACCTCAACACCTGCCCGGTGGGTGTCGCGACGACGGATCCGAAGTTCCGCGCCAAGTTCAAGGGCACGCCGGAAATGGTCATCAACTACTTCAACGGTGTCGCCCAGGAAGCCCGTGAGTGGATGGCGAAGATCGGCATCCGCACGCTGGATGAACTGATCGGCCGCCCGGAGTATCTCGCCCAGCGCGAGGTTCCGGGCCACCCAAAGGCGAACACGCTGGATCTCAGCGCGATCCTGAAGGACGTCGTGCCGGATCTCTCCGCCCAGACCGGTCGTCCGCTGGACCAGATCGCACGGATCCGCACCCACGAGCGGAACGACGGCCTCACCAAGCCCGCGTTGGACCTCAAGATCATCGCCGACCTGGTGAAGAACCTCACCGGATCCGACCAGCCGGCAGGAATCCCGGAATACGGCGCGGGTTCGACCCCGGCCGCCATTCTCGATGCCCTCAAGCTGCTGCCTGACCGGCCGCCGGTCCGGCTGGAGTATGACGTGGTCAATACGGACCGGAACATCGGCACCCGCCTTTCCGGGCGGATCGCCGAACTCCATGGCGACCGCAAGCTTCCCGAAGGCACCATCCACATCGTCTGCCGCGGCACCGCCGGCCAGTCGTTCGGCACCTTCTTGGTGGCCGGCGTGAAGCTGGAAATCTTCGGTGAGGCGAACGACTATGTCGGCAAGGGCATGACCGCCGGCGAGATCGTCATCCGCGTGACGGAAGACGCAAGCTTCGATGCAGCGGCCAACGCCATCTGCGGCAACACCTGCCTCTACGGCGCGACCGGCGGACGCCTGTTCGCCAACGGGCGCGCGGGCGAGCGCTTCGCGGTCCGGAACTCCGGCGCGTTGGCGGTCGTGGAAGGTGTGGGCGACCACGGCTGCGAATACATGACCAACGGCACCGTCGTCATCCTCGGCAAGACCGGGAAAAACTTCGGCGCGGGCATGTCCGGTGGCGCCGCGTTCGTCTACGACGTGGACGGCAAGTTCTTCTCGCGGGTCAACTCCGAGATGGTCGTCGCCCTTCCCGTCACCCGTCCGCAGGACCTCGCGGAGGTGAAGTCTCTCATCGAGCAGCACGTCGCCGCCACCGGCAGCGCGCAGGGCAAGAAGCTCCTCGCTGCCTGGGAGGAGTCCTCACGCAAGCTCGTCCGGGTCATCGCCAAGGAGCGCGCCGCGCTCGAGGCCGCGGAAGAGCAGCACGAAGCCGCCTCCACTCCGGTCGGGGCGAAATAA
- a CDS encoding peptidylprolyl isomerase has product MKWFTLTSAAIFLCSSAAKAQIYADFSTSMGDFTCELNYTVAPKTVANFVTLAEGTRKWVSPAGVIQENKPFYNGLIFHRVVANFMNQAGCPLGTGGGGPGYNFPDETVGGPVHSPYVISMANASGYTNGSQFFVTVPRNPTDNFEHLDGMHTVFGVVTSGRDVVDQINAVAVTAWKPNTPVVLQSVTIRRVGTAATAFDVHGQNLPELQPTPYDLDLDLPTLVQAVPRMPRDERVTTSTYVSEDLETWELATQDYAGLGGPGNVPFPIAVPYGFGQYPEKQFYRFADAVNSDAFIPASLSGKTLTVNWPGNSLILTFNAAGDGGTAVFNGETTPREIDHVYESHSPYDLIVEIPGLVPLKISASLTGSTPTTNLGTHKLCGYSYQSSAWFFAGLGTVSITK; this is encoded by the coding sequence ATGAAGTGGTTCACCCTCACCTCCGCCGCGATTTTTCTCTGTTCCTCCGCCGCCAAGGCGCAGATCTATGCGGATTTCTCCACCAGCATGGGGGATTTCACGTGTGAACTGAACTATACCGTTGCCCCGAAAACGGTGGCGAATTTCGTGACCCTGGCGGAAGGCACACGGAAATGGGTATCGCCTGCGGGAGTGATCCAGGAGAACAAGCCATTCTACAACGGGCTGATCTTCCACCGGGTCGTCGCCAATTTCATGAATCAGGCGGGCTGCCCACTCGGCACCGGCGGAGGCGGACCAGGCTACAATTTCCCTGACGAAACCGTCGGTGGCCCCGTTCACTCCCCCTATGTCATTTCGATGGCGAATGCCAGCGGCTACACCAACGGCTCACAGTTCTTTGTCACCGTTCCCCGCAACCCGACGGACAATTTCGAGCACTTGGACGGCATGCACACGGTATTCGGTGTGGTGACCTCCGGAAGGGATGTCGTGGACCAGATCAACGCCGTGGCGGTCACTGCGTGGAAACCGAACACGCCCGTGGTCCTCCAGTCCGTCACGATCCGGAGGGTCGGCACCGCAGCCACCGCATTCGACGTCCATGGGCAGAATCTTCCGGAGCTCCAGCCCACGCCCTACGATCTGGATCTGGATCTCCCTACCTTGGTGCAGGCGGTTCCGCGAATGCCACGCGACGAACGAGTGACGACCTCCACCTACGTTTCGGAAGATCTCGAGACTTGGGAACTCGCCACACAGGACTACGCCGGCCTGGGTGGCCCCGGCAATGTGCCGTTCCCCATCGCAGTTCCATACGGCTTCGGCCAGTATCCGGAGAAGCAGTTCTACCGGTTCGCCGATGCCGTGAACAGCGACGCCTTCATCCCCGCATCGCTTTCCGGGAAAACCCTCACGGTGAACTGGCCGGGGAATTCCCTGATACTCACATTCAACGCGGCCGGCGATGGCGGCACGGCAGTTTTCAACGGTGAGACGACGCCCAGGGAGATCGACCATGTCTATGAATCCCATTCCCCCTACGACCTGATTGTCGAGATCCCCGGGCTCGTCCCACTCAAGATCAGTGCATCGCTCACAGGTTCCACACCCACCACGAATCTGGGGACCCACAAACTCTGTGGATACAGCTACCAAAGCAGTGCTTGGTTCTTCGCGGGACTCGGCACGGTTTCGATCACCAAATAG
- a CDS encoding endonuclease/exonuclease/phosphatase family protein, which yields MISRFLNIILTGTASRSLLAVLLFGAVSCDHQQTPEWGKTATDTSPAPVATPVATEPVSRGQRQDIRFIAYNVKNWLVTNRYANGKTLESKPKPDEEKAAVISILARHSPDIIGLCEIGTAGDLAEIQQLLKEAGVDLPHSHFTGGADPVRHLGFLSRYPISATGKPEKTEYHLQNKLYFWNRSVLDVTVDIHGRNFRFLGCHLKSKREVEEGDEEEMRRAESLLLRQHVDSIFAKNPQERLVVYGDFNDTRSSVSGKNITGSYNDPGYLTAIPAEDSAGTRWTHHWALHDIYSRIDFIAVSKSLKPDTLFPKAKVLDDPEWAKASDHRAVLAVFR from the coding sequence GTGATCTCCCGTTTCCTGAATATCATTCTCACAGGCACCGCCAGCCGTTCGCTGCTGGCGGTGCTTCTTTTTGGAGCGGTATCCTGCGACCACCAGCAGACCCCGGAATGGGGAAAAACGGCCACCGACACCTCCCCCGCCCCGGTTGCGACTCCGGTGGCAACGGAGCCGGTTTCCCGGGGACAACGCCAGGACATCCGCTTCATCGCCTACAACGTGAAGAACTGGCTGGTGACGAACCGCTACGCCAATGGCAAGACGCTTGAGTCCAAGCCAAAGCCCGATGAAGAAAAGGCGGCGGTGATCTCCATCCTGGCGCGCCATTCGCCGGACATCATCGGGCTTTGCGAGATCGGGACCGCGGGGGATCTGGCGGAGATCCAGCAACTGCTGAAGGAAGCTGGAGTCGATCTCCCCCACTCCCATTTCACAGGAGGCGCCGACCCCGTGAGGCATCTGGGATTCCTTTCCCGCTACCCCATCTCCGCCACCGGCAAGCCGGAGAAGACGGAGTATCACCTCCAGAACAAGCTCTACTTCTGGAACCGGAGCGTGCTGGACGTCACCGTGGACATCCATGGCCGGAATTTCCGTTTCCTGGGTTGCCACCTCAAATCCAAACGGGAGGTCGAGGAGGGTGACGAGGAGGAGATGCGGCGGGCGGAATCACTGCTGCTGCGGCAGCATGTGGACTCGATCTTCGCGAAGAATCCACAGGAGCGCCTGGTGGTCTATGGGGACTTCAATGACACCCGTTCCAGCGTATCCGGAAAGAACATCACAGGCAGCTACAATGATCCAGGGTATCTGACGGCCATCCCGGCGGAGGACTCGGCCGGCACCCGCTGGACCCACCATTGGGCGTTGCACGACATCTACTCCCGGATCGACTTCATCGCGGTGAGCAAAAGCCTCAAGCCGGACACCCTTTTCCCGAAGGCGAAGGTTCTGGATGACCCGGAATGGGCGAAAGCCTCCGACCACAGGGCGGTGCTGGCGGTCTTCCGTTAG